The Cottoperca gobio chromosome 6, fCotGob3.1, whole genome shotgun sequence genome has a segment encoding these proteins:
- the LOC115009436 gene encoding LOW QUALITY PROTEIN: uncharacterized protein LOC115009436 (The sequence of the model RefSeq protein was modified relative to this genomic sequence to represent the inferred CDS: deleted 2 bases in 2 codons), with amino-acid sequence MSSVTRLHLLSQSMLNVSCQKQKSCSSLPTDSPTESPMEFVGQPRPSAACSLLGVPELSSLDVDDDDCEVVIGIRPKSSPLPRRRSSDEDEDEGPEPPLSGSRRVSFADAKGLCLVQVKEFDTWDVPKLPECDSSQGGGRDAEEYFLSPLTFSLPLSTNELLVNVQKQKVELEAIELLPGSTIVKGLIRVLNISYNKAVYVRTTLDTWSSHFDLLAEYMPGSSDLFSFKLTLVPPFGEEGARVDFCLRYETPVGTFWANNNDRNYVLFCHQRVKERKEKPQKENVNKKSCLKTVSQNFSTVQNISAMEASSQENISTDVSEHGEGADTMQVKQLSDGQSATSEEDRLTESRQNCSQRICRKAARMARVRDYFSQKNGGADESPPEAKQAAQEETAEGKRSDVRSSPEESGKSEGPHFVSESLETCGEPLLDVPHDTSATHDYAPDSETAKSESISATDIPDNPPLSNDEPVPAGFHIDTSVSNAEDSNTAAEPAEPADSIASAESNESLVSDTNSFTFGTVVAPLYHQVFGRVGRERDLVNPVWAPLNVGDLTQSFPRTERESNHECLDATPNEEEEEEEEEEEEEEEEEEEEEEEEEEEEEEEEEEESLSVTANDILDPAETIIHSDLRHTNTLEVTETISEDAVVHPHVVNILNTDLLNPQIPTESLHLQGKAQENNVTHELQLQDHTRAETETNVGDTLARTQEVLTSLTSFMSPQPPHSESETGAIQANDCTCAEESNKDDDVGKTGNMSTTNVIEEEEKLEKDVTTPPISLETNKNNSHKDETKHSAVIKVRGEAGEAGEAGEAGEDFCLADTTEVNWERMVEEEEKNTLTDEEEREAIRLATVEEDQGEVEDPGRETASEHRDTAEVHRETMMEERRTAREKENKADVSEGKHRIGEEANGEIVSGKDVEEVEKELEDVQAGEEELAEESQEEKIEEQEETELENHFAEIHGANIGKTSDQDEEETEEEEEEEEEEEEEEEEEEMTDDDEACVEREDPDWEGILFDETGDSEVVDEESESMTIEDREGEAGCFEERLDFTQNKVEDGLSAPVNNVQDERASNMHLHKEQDFLSDLCAARDDNESVAAEGGSCIFTDEPESDQSSASAESDSDDEVELYMHCLRAVHTGTRAQKDRNKDAKVRASVNRSKLLSTHMPSISESLDEEQHLSRPQDNQEDTETADMRHTASSGQESINRNVSWWKNTFSCSNISQTLLYTTLLVVFLVVVYRYDFLACFGLYLISVVWLYCHGEKQPELQKKTTE; translated from the exons ATGTCATCTGTAACTCGACTCCATCTGTTAAGTCAGAGCATGTTGAATGTCAGTTGCCAGAAGCAGAAGAGCTGCAGTTCACTTCCCACCGACTCTCCCACAGAGAGCCCCATGGAGTTTGTGGGACAACCGAGACCTTCTGCGGCCTGTAGCCTCTTAGGAGTGCCAGAACTCAGCTCCTTGGACGTGGACGATGATGACTGCGAGGTGGTGATCGGCATCAGGCCCAAATCTTCTCCTCTCCCGCGGAGAAGAAGCTCtgacgaggacgaggacgaggggCCTGAGCCGCCCTTGTCTGGCTCCAGGAGAGTGTCCTTTGCAGACGCTAAGGGTCTCTGTTTGGTGCAAGTGAAGGAGTTTGACACCTGGGATGTGCCCAAGCTGCCAGAATGTGACTCCTCTCAGGGCGGAGGTAGAGATGCAGAGGAGTACTTCCTGTCTCCTTTAACTTTCTCCCTTCCGTTGTCTACTAACGAGCTCTTAGTTAATGTCCAGAAGCAGAAAGTGGAGTTGGAGGCCATCGAGTTACTTCCAGGGAGCACAATTGTGAAAGGACTGATCCGTGTG CTCAACATCTCCTACAATAAGGCGGTGTACGTCCGAACCACTTTGGACACTTGGTCCAGCCACTTTGACCTCCTTGCAGAGTACATGCCCGGTTCCAGCGACCTTTTCTCGTTTAAACTCACCCTTGTGCCTCCGTTCGGCGAGGAGGGAGCCAGAGTCGACTTTTGTCTGCGATATGAGACTCCGGTGGGAACATTCTGGGCCAACAATAACGACAGGAACTATGTGCTGTTCTGTcaccagagagtgaaagagaggaaagagaaaccACAGAAGGAAAATGTGAATAAGAAAAGCTGCCTTAAGACTGTCAG TCAGAACTTCTCCACCGTGCAAAACATTTCTGCGATGGAAGCTTCATCTCaggaaaacatttcaacag aTGTGTCAGAACATGGAGAGGGAGCGGACACTATGCAAGTCAAGCAACTCTCTGATGGCCAGTCGGCAACGTCAGAGGAAGATCGACTG ACCGAGAGCAGACAGAACTGCAGCCAAAGGATTTGCAGAAAGGCTGCACGGATGGCTCGGGTGAGGGACTACTTTTCTCAGAAAAATGGAGGAGCGGATGAATCACCTCCAGAAGCAAAGCAGGCAGCCCAAGAAGAAACTGCGGAGGGAAAGCGCTCAGATGTGCGATCATCTCCTGAGGAGAGCGGTAAATCAGAGGGTCCTCACTTTGTTTCCGAATCTCTGGAAACATGTGGCGAACCTCTCCTTGATGTTCCACATGATACGTCAGCAACACACGACTACGCACCAGACAGTGAGACAGCGAAATCTGAGAGCATCAGTGCCACAGATATCCCAGACAACCCACCGCTTTCAAATGATGAGCCTGTTCCTGCAGGATTCCACATCGACACGTCTGTTTCAAACGCTGAGGACAGCAACACTGCAGCTGAACCAGCTGAACCAGCTGACAGCATTGCTTCAGCAGAGAGCAACGAAAGCCTTGTTAGCGACACCAACAGCTTCACATTTGGAACGGTGGTGGCTCCGCTGTATCATCAGGTGTTTGGCAGAGTGGGACGTGAACGTGATCTGGTAAATCCAGTTTGGGCTCCACTGAATGTTGGAGACTTAACTCAAAGTTTCCCTCGCACTGAAAGGGAGTCAAACCACGAATGCTTAGATGCCACTccaaatgaagaagaagaagaagaagaagaagaagaagaagaagaagaagaagaagaagaagaagaagaagaagaagaagaagaagaagaagaagaagaagaagaagaagaaagtttgAGCGTGACAGCAAACGACATCCTGGATCCTGCAGAAACTATTATACATTCAGACctgagacacacaaatacattagaGGTCACGGAAACTATCTCGGAAGACGCTGTCGTACATCCTCAcgttgtaaacattttaaatacagatttgTTGAATCCACAAATACCCACCGAGAGTTTACATCTCCAGGGAAAAGCACAGGAAAACAATGTCACCCATGAACTCCAACTACAAGATCATACACGCGCTGAAACTGAGACTAATGTAGGTGACACACTTGCACGAACACAAGAAGTCTTGACCAGTCTAACATCATTCATGTCACCTCAGCCTCCTCACAGTGAATCAGAGACAGGCGCTATTCAAGCAAATGACTGTACGTGTGCAGAAGAGTCAAACAAAGACGATGATGTTGGCAAAACAGGAAATATGTCAACAACCAATGTCattgaagaggaggagaaactaGAGAAGGACGTCACAACACCTCCGATATCTCTGGAAACTAATAAGAACAACTCCCataaagatgaaacaaaacacTCGGCTGTAATTAAAGTAAGGGGTGAGGCGGGTGAGGCGGGTGAGGCGGGTGAGGCGGGTGAG GACTTTTGTTTAGCA GACACCACGGAGGTAAACTGGGAAAGGATggttgaagaagaggagaaaaatacattaacagATGAAGAGGAACGTGAGGCAATACGTTTAGCAACAGTGGAGGAAGACCAAGGAGAGGTGGAGGACCcggggagagagacagcatcAGAACACAGAGATACAGCGGAGGTGCACAGAGAGACAatgatggaggagagaagaactgcgagagagaaagagaacaaggCCGATGTTTCAGAGGGCAAGCATCGGATTGGAGAGGAGGCAAACGGGGAGATTGTGTCTGGAAAGGATGTGGAGGAAGTTGAGAAGGAATTAGAAGATGTTCAAGCTGGAGAGGAAGAACTAGCAGAGGAGAGTCAAGAAGAGAAGAtagaggaacaggaggagacagagttAGAGAATCACTTTGCAGAGATACACGGGGCCAATATTGGAAAGACAAGTGACCAAGatgaagaggagacagaggaggaggaggaggaggaggaggaggaggaggaggaggaggaagaggaagaaatgacTGACGACGATGAAGCCTGTGTGGAGAGGGAGGATCCAGATTGGGAGGGAATTCTATTTGATGAAACAGGAGATTCGGAGGTTGTAGATGAAGAGTCAGAGAGCATGACAATAGAGGACAGGGAAGGTGAAGCAGGGTGTTTTGAGGAGAGGTTAGACTTTACACAAAACAAGGTGGAGGATGGTTTATCTGCTCCGGTGAACAATGTGCAGGACGAGAGAGCATCTAACATGCATCTTCACAAAGAGCAAGACTTCCTGAGCGACCTGTGTGCTGCGAGAGATGACAACGAATCCGTTGCTGCGGAGGGAGGCTCGTGCATTTTTACAGATGAACCTGAAAGCGACCAATCAAGCGCTTCAGCAGAGTCCGACTCGGACGACGAGGTGGAGTTGTACATGCACTGTCTGAGAGCCGTGCACACCGGCACACGGGCCCAGAAAGACAGGAACAAAGATGCAAAGGTGCGGGCCTCTGTAAACAGAAGCAAACTGCTGTCCACACACATGCCATCCATCAGTGAGTCTCTGGATGAAGAACAACACCTCAGCCGCCCTCAGGACAATCAGGAGGACACGGAGACAGCAGACATGCGACACACAGCGTCCAGTGGACAGGAGAGCATCAATAGAAATGTGTCATGgtggaaaaatactttttcctgCAGCAATATCTCACAAACATTGTTATACACCACCTTGTTAGTGGTATTTTTAGTCGTGGTCTACCGTTATGATTTTCTGGCCTGCTTCGGGCTCTACTTGATATCAGTGGTTTGGCTCTACTGTCACGGAGAGAAGCAGCCAgagctgcagaagaaaacaacagaatag